The Henckelia pumila isolate YLH828 chromosome 2, ASM3356847v2, whole genome shotgun sequence genome includes a window with the following:
- the LOC140880446 gene encoding serine/threonine-protein kinase STY13 yields MGSGNGFYSGAEFCLDSKWLIDPKLLLVGPKIGEGAHAKVYEGKYKNQNVAIKIVHRGETPEEIAKRDARFGREVEMLSRVQHKNLVKFIGACKEPVMVIVTELLLGGTLRKYLINMRPRCLDMRVSIGFALDIARAMECLHSHGIIHRDLKPENLLLTADHKTVKLADFGLAREETLTEMMTAETGTYRWMAPELYSTVTLRRGEKKHYNHKVDAYSFAIVLWELIHNKLPFEGMSNLQAAYAAAFKNVRPSANDLPEDLALIVTSCWKDDPNARPNFTQIIHMLLHYLSTISPPEPVLPHRIFSSQNITFPPESPGTSSLMAKRDDTSDTPKTPMENKPRGFFCFSMCC; encoded by the exons ATGGGATCTGGAAATGGGTTTTATTCGGGAGCTGAGTTTTGTTTAGACTCCAAGTGGTTGATTGATCCCAAGCTTCTTCTTGTTGGGCCAAAGATTGGAGAAGGAGCTCATGCCAAAGTGTACGAGGGGAA ATATAAAAACCAGAATGTTGCTATCAAAATTGTTCACAGAGGAGAAACGCCAGAAGAGATCGCGAAGAGGGACGCCAGGTTTGGAAGAGAAGTTGAGATGTTGTCTCGAGTCCAACACAAGAACTTAGTCAAG TTTATCGGAGCTTGCAAGGAACCTGTGATGGTAATAGTAACCGAGCTTCTCCTCGGTGGGACTTTGCGGAAGTACTTGATAAATATGAGGCCAAGGTGTTTGGACATGCGTGTTTCCATTGGATTTGCACTCGACATAGCTCGTGCCATGGAATGTTTGCATTCTCATGGAATTATACACCGTGACCTGAAACCTG AAAACTTGCTCTTGACAGCAGATCATAAAACTGTGAAACTCGCTGATTTCGGTTTAGCAAGAGAAGAAACATTGACGGAAATGATGACGGCAGAGACTGGAACCTATCGCTGGATGGCTCCAGAG CTCTATAGCACAGTCACCTTGAGACGCGGAGAAAAGAAGCATTACAACCATAAGGTGGATGCTTACAGTTTCGCCATTGTACTGTGGGAACTGATACATAACAAGTTACCCTTTGAAGGCATGTCAAATTTACAAGCAGCCTATGCCGCGGCTTTTAAG AATGTAAGGCCAAGTGCAAATGATCTACCAGAGGATTTAGCTTTAATAGTGACTTCATGTTGGAAAGACGATCCGAACGCGCGTCCCAACTTCACTCAGATCATACACATGCTCCTGCATTATCTATCAACAATATCGCCTCCGGAACCCGTTTTACCACACAGGATTTTCTCTTCTCAGAACATCACCTTCCCTCCAGAGTCTCCAGGCACAAGCTCGTTGATGGCTAAACGTGATGACACGAGCGACACACCCAAGACACCGATGGAAAACAAGCCAAgagggttcttctgttttagCATGTGCTGCTGA